Sequence from the Thermococcus nautili genome:
GAGGAGCCTCAAGAGGGGCCTCTCCCCGGAGCAGAAGAAGCTCCTCAGGAAGATTAGGCTTGCCAAGAAGGGCAAGTACAACAAGCCCATAAGGACCCACAGCAGGGACATGATAGTCCTCCCCGAGATGGTCGGCATTACGATTCACGTCTACAACGGCAAGGAGTTTGTCCCGATTGAGATAAAGGAGGAGATGATAGGCCACTACCTCGGTGAGTTCGCCCTCACGAGGAAGATAGTCCAGCACGGCTCACCGGGTGTCGGAGCTACCAGGTCCTCGATGTTCGTGGCAATCAAGTGAGGTGGTTTAGATGAGCAGGGGCAGGTTTTCCTACTCATTCCAAAATTTTGACCCTGAAAGAATGGCTCGCGCGAGCGGAAGGGACCTCAGGATTTCACCCAAGCACAGCGTCGAGCTCCTCAGGGAGATAAGGGGCATGATGCTCAACGACGCCCTCAAGTACCTCGACGACGTCATAAACCTCAGAAGGCCCGTTCCGATGAAGCGCCACAACGACAGCCAGGGCCACAAGCCTGGTAAGGGCTTCGGTCCCGGTCGCTATCCGGTCAAGGTCGCCAAGGCCGTCAAGAAGATACTCCTCAACGCCAAGAACAACGCCGAGCAGAAGGGCCTCGACGTCGACAGGCTCAAGATAATCCACGCGGCCGCTCACAGGGGGCCCGTCCTCAGGGGTTACATCCCGAGGGCCTTTGGAAGGGCCACCCCCTTCAACGAGCAGACCACGCACATAGAGATAGTCGTCGAGGAGATTAGGAGGTGAGACCTTTGGCCATCGAGAGGTACTTCATCAAGGAAGGCGTTAAGGAGATGCTCATCGACGAATACCTTGAGAAGGAGCTTCGCAGGGCGGGTTACGGTGGAATAGACATCAAGAAGACTCCCCTTGGAACCAAGGTTATAATCTTTGCAGCGAGCCCCGGTTACGTCATCGGAAGGGGTGGAAGGAGGATAAGGGAGCTCACCAGAATCCTTGAGAGGCAGTTCGGCCTCGAGAACCCGCAGATTGAGGTCGAGGAAATCAAGAACCCCTACCTCAACGCCAAGGTTCAGGCCGTAAGGCTCGCCCAGGCCCTTGAGAGGGGAATCCACTTCAGGAGGGCCGCTTACTCAGCAATCAGGGCCATCATGAGGAACGGTGCTCGCGGTGTTGAGATTAGGCTCAGCGGAAAGCTCACCGGTGAGAGGGCTAAAAGCGTCAGGTTCTACCAGGGCTACCTCGCCAAGGTTGGCAACCCGGCCGAGACCCTCGTCAGCAAGGGCTACGCTCAGGCACTCCTCAAGCTCGGTGTTATCGGCGTTAAGGTTGCCATCATGCCGCCCGACGCGAGGCTTCCGGATGAGATTGAGGTCAAAGACATAGTCGAGGAAGAGGTGAGCGGCAATGAAGCCCAGTGAGATTAGGGAGATGAGCATCGAGGAGATTGAGCAGAAGATAAGGGAGCTCAGGCTTGAGCTTGCCAAGGAGCGTGGCGTGCTCACCATGGGGGCTTCCCTCGAGAACCCCATGGTCATCCGCAACCTCAGGCGCGACATCGCGCGCCTGCTTACCATAAAGAAGGAGAAGCTTAGGGAGAAAAGGTGAGGTTAGGTGCCGAGGATTGTGAACCCTCTGGATGAGATGCTCTTTAAGGAGGTCCTGAAGGAGCAGCAGAGGATTAGGGTCTACATCGAGAGGGCCCGCTACGGAAAGCTTAAGACCATAATCGAGGGCATAGACGAGAAGGAGTTCGACCTCGAAGACATAGCAAAGAAGCTGAAGGCGAAGCTGGCATGTGGCGGAACCGTAAAGAAGGGAAGGATAGAGCTCCAGGGCGACCACAGGGACCGTATCAAGAAGCTGCTCGCAGACCTTGGATTTTCCGAGGAGCTCATAGAGGTCGAGTGACGCGGAAAAACATAGTCTGGCACGAGCTCATAGGCCTCAAAGCAAAGATTATAAGGGCATCTCATCCAGAGCTGGTCGGCATCGAGGGCTACGTCCTTGACGAGACGAGGAACACCCTCACCATAGGTGGGGAGAGGGTTTGGGTCGTTCCAAAGGACGTGGTCGAGATTGAGTTCGACCTCGGCGATGAGAAAATCCGAATCAACGGTCGTGATTTGATTGGAAGGCCCGAGATGAGACTCAAGAAGAGGTGGCGGAAATGAGAGAGATTGGATTGAGGGTTCAGCCTCCCGCTGAGGTGTGTAACGACCCCAAGTGCCCCTGGCACGGGAACCTCAAGATACACGGGAGATACGTTGAGGGTATAGTCGTCAGCGACAAGGGTAAGAAGACCGTCGTCGTCGAGAGGCAGTACTACCACTACCTCAAGAAATACGAGCGTTACGAGCTCAGGAGGAGCAAGGTTCACGCCCACAACCCCGAGTGCATCAACGCAAGGGTTGGAGACAAAGTCCTTATAGCCGAGACCAGGCCGATAAGCAAGACCAAGAGCTGGGTCGTCGTGGCCGTCCTTGAGAGGGCCGAGAGGAAGGAGGAGGTGTGAGGCAATGGCCAAGAAGGGTGCCGGTGCGACCAGGGGTATAAGCCCCGTCAGGCCAACTCGCGCTCTTCCGATTGGGGCCTACCTCAAGGTCGCCGACAACAGCGGTGCCAAGGTCATTCAGATAATCGGCGTCGTCGGCTACAAGGGAACCAGGAGGAGGCTCGCTTCAGCTGGCGTCGGCGACATGGTCGTTGCCACCGTCAAGAAGGGAAGGCCCGACATGAGGCACCAGGTCGTCAGGGCCGTCGTTGTCAGGCAGAGGAAAGAGTACAGGCGCCTTGACGGCATGCGCGTCAAGTTCGAGGACAACGCCGCTGCCATAGTCACTCCCGAAGGCGTTCCGAGGGGAACCGAAATCAGAGGTGCCATAGCCAGGGAGGCCGCCGAGAGGTGGGTCAGGCTCGGTAGCATAGCGAGCATAGTGCTGTGAGGTGAGAGTTATGAAGCTTGATATGAAGCAGCCGAGAAAGCAGAGGAAGTTCCTCTACAACGCTCCCCTTCACCTCAGGGGTAAGATAATGAGCGCGACCCTGAGCAAGGAGCTGAGGGAGAAGTACGGCATCAGGAACCTCCCGATTAGGGTTGGCGACAAGGTCAAGGTCATGCGCGGGGACTTCAAGGGCAAGGAAGGAAAGGTCGTTGAGGTCGACCTCAAGAGGTACAGGATTCACGTTGAGGGAGTCACCCAGAAGAGAACCGACGGAACCGAGGTTTACTACCCGCTCCACCCGTCGAACGTTATGATTGTCGAGCTCAACCTCGACGATGAGAGGAGAGAGAAGATAATTAAGAGGAGGGCTGAGTGATGGCGAGAAAGGGTCCGAAGAGGCACCTTAAGAGGCTTGCCGCTCCAACCGCTTGGTACATCCACAGGAAGGCCTACAAGTGGGCCGTTCGCCCGAGCCCGGGTCCGCACAGCATGAAGACTTCCATACCGCTCCTTTACATAGTCAGGGACTACCTTGGCTACGCGAGAACCGCGAGAGAGGCTAGGAAGATACTCAACGAGGGCAAGATACTCGTTGACGGCAGGGTTAGGAAGGACTACAAGTTCCCGGTTGGAATCATGGACGTCGTCTCGATTCCGGAAACTGGCGAGCACTACAGGGTCCTGCCCAACAGGATTGGCAAGCTCATCCTCCACCCGATAAGCGAGGAAGAGGCCAAGCTCAAGCCCTTCAGGATTGACAACAAGAGGATGGTCAAGGGCGCGAAGGTTCAGCTCAACCTCCACGACGGAAGCAACCACCTCGTCAGCCTCGCTGAGAAGGACGCCTACAAGACCTCCTACACCGTCATCATGAAGGTTCCGGAGAGGCAGATAGTCAAGATACTGCCCTTCGAGGTCGGTGCCTACGTCTTCGTTACCCAGGGTAAGAACGTCGCGAGGAAGGGTAAGATAGTCGAGGTCAGGCACTTCCCGATGGGCTGGCCCGACGTCGTCACCATCGAGGACGAGAACGGCGAGCTCTTCGACACCCTGAAGGAGTACGCCTTCGTCGTTGGTAAGGACAAGCCGGAGATTTCCCTTCCGTGAGGTGAGAGACGATGCAGATTAACAGGGAGGCTATCCTTGCAGACTGGGAAGCTCACCCGATGAGGAAGCCGAGGATTGCGAAGCTCACCATAAACATCGGTGTTGGCGAGAGCGGTGAGAGGCTTACCAAGGCCGAGAAGATGCTTGAGCAGCTCGTCGGCCAGAAGCCGATAAGGAGGCGCGCGAAGCAGACCAACAAGGACTTCGGAATAAGGCGCGGTGAGCCGATAGCGGTTAAGGTCACCCTCCGTGGAAAGAAGGCCTACGAGATGCTTGACAGGCTCCTTGAGGCCGTTGACAGGAAGCTCAGCGTCGGCAACTTCGACGAGCACGGGAACTTCTGCTTTGGAATCCAGGAGCACATCAACATACCGGGCGTCGAGTACGACCCCGAGATAGGTATCTTCGGTATGGACGTCTGCGTCACCCTTGAGAGGCCCGGCTTTAGGGTCGCCAAGAGGAAGAGGCAGAGGAGGAAGATACCGACCAGGCACAAGCTGACGAAGGAAGAGGGTATAGTCTTCGCTATTGAGGAGTTCAAGGTCAACGTGGAGGGATTGTGAGATGGCGAAGGCTGATTACAACAAGAGGAAGCCGAGGAAGTTTGGTAAGGGAGCGAGAAGGTGCATGCGTTGCGGCCAGTACGGCCCGATAATCAGGATACACGGCCTTATGCTCTGCAGGCACTGCTTCCGCGAGGTCGCTCCAAAACTCGGCTTCAAGAAGTATGAGTGAGGTGAGAAGCGATGACTCTGCTTGACCCGCTTGCGAACGCTCTCTCCCACATGACCAACAGCGAGAGGGTTGGAAAGAAGGAGGTCTACATAAAGCCCGCCTCGAAGCTCATCGGTGAGGTTCTCAGGGTTATGCAGGAGAACGGCTACATCGGCGAGTTCGAGTTCATAGACGATGGAAGGGCAGGCATCTACCGCGTTCAGCTCATCGGCAAGATAAACAAGGCAGGAGCGATTAAGCCGAGGTTCCCGGTCAAGGCCAGGGACTACGAGTACTGGGAGAAGAGGTTCCTTCCGGCCTTCGAGTTCGGAATCCTCATAGTGTCCACCTCCCAGGGCGTTATGACCCACAAGGAGGCCCGTGAGAAGGGCATCGGCGGAAGGCTGATAGCCTACGTCTACTGAGGTGAGAGCGATGCCGATAGACGCGTGGGTAAGGGAAGAGGTTGAGATTCCAGAGGGAGTCGAGGTCACCGTTGAGAACAACGTCGTCAAGGTCAAGGGTCCCAAGGGCGAGCTCCAGAGGGAGCTCAAGTACCCGGGCGTTAAGATATTCACCGAGGACGGAAAGGTCGTCATATACAAGGAGTTCCCGAGGAAGAAGGACATCGCCATCGCGAGGACGTTCAAGGCCCACATAGCCAACATGATTAAGGGCGTCACCGAGGGCTTCACCTACAAGCTCAAGGTCGTTTACAGCCACTTCCCGGTCACCGTCAAGGTTCAGGGCGACGAGGTCGTCATCGAGAACTTCCTCGGTGAGAAGGCTCCGAGGAGGGCCAAAATCCTCCCGGGCGTTACGGTAAAGGTTCGCGGTCAGGAGATACTCGTCGAGGGCATAGACAAGGAAGCCGTTGGCCAGACCGCGGCCAACATCGAGCAGGCCACGAGGATAACGAAGTGGGACAGGCGTGTCTTCCAGGATGGTATTTACATAGTTGAGAAGGCTGGCAAGCCGATAAAGTTCTGAGGTGTGAGAAATGGACGAGAAGGCGAGACTCCTTAGGGTGAGGGCCAGGCTCAAGAGGAAGAAGCCCAAGTTCCTCCGTCAGGAGTGGTGGAGGTATCCCAAGTTCAAGAACGACCCCAAGTGGCGCAGGCCCAAGGGAATCGACAGCAAGATGAGGCTCAAGAAGAAGGGCAAGCCCCGCTCACCTAGCATAGGCTGGAGCTCACCGAAGGCCGTTCGCGGGCTTCACCCGAGCGGTTACGAGGAGGTCCTTGTTCACAACGTCAAGGAGCTCGAGGCAATAGACCCGACCAGGCAGGCGGCGAGGATAGCTGGAACCGTCGGCGCGAGGAAGAGAGAACTGATAATCGCGAGGGCCAAGGAGCTCGGAATTAAGGTCCTCAACGCGAGGTGATGCTCATGCTTAAGATGCAGAGAAGGATTGCCGCTGACATTTTGAAGTGCGGTGAGAACAGGGTTTGGATTGACCCCGAGAGGATTGACGACGTTGCCGCGGCAATAACGAGGGAGGACATAAAGAGGCTCATCCACGACGGCGTCATCAAGAAGAAGCCCATCAAGGGCCAGAGCAGGGCCAGGGCAAGGGCCTTCCACGAGGCGAGGAAGAAGGGACGCCACAGGGGCCCCGGAAGCAGGAAGGGCAAGAAGACCGCCAGGATGGGCAAGAAGGAGCGCTGGATGATGACCATAAGGGCCCTCAGGAAAGAACTCAGGAAGCTCAAGGCTGAGGGCAAGATTGACGCCCACACCTACAGAAGGCTCTACATCAGGGCCAAGGGTGGCCAGTTCAAGAACAAGAGGCAGCTCTACCTGTTCATGCAGGAGCACGGCATCTTGAAGGAGTGAGGTGAGATAAATGGCGAGAGGACCAAGGTATAGGGTTCCCTTCAGGAGGAGGAGAGAGGGTAAGACCAACTACCACAAGAGGCTCAAGCTCCTCAAGAGCAAGAAGCCGAGGCTCGTCGTGAGGAAGAGCCTCAACCACCACATAGCGCAGATTATAGTCTACGACCCGAAGGGCGACAGGACTATAGTTTCCGCCCACACCAGGGAGCTCATAAGGGACTTCGGCTGGAAGGGCCACACCGGGAACACCCCGAGCGCGTACCTCCTCGGACTGCTCATCGGTTACAAGGCGAAGCAGGCCGGCGTTGAGGAGGCCATACTCGACATAGGCCTTCACCCGCCGACCAGGGGAAGCTCAATATTCGCCGTCCTCAAGGGAGCCGTTGATGCAGGCTTAAACGTCCCGCACAGCGAGGAGATATTCCCTGAGGACTACAGGATTAGGGGCGAGCACGTTGCAAACTACGCCAAGGCCCTCAAGGAGGAGGACGAGGCTGCCTATAGGAGGCAGTTTGGTGGCTACCTCGTCAAGGGCCTTGAGCCCGAGAAGCTCCCCGAGCACTTTGAAGAGGTTAAGGCCAAGATAATCGAGAAGTTTGAGGGGGCGAGAGAATGAGCGACCCGAGAGAGATTGCCCAGAGGGTTCTTGAGGAGTGGGAGCCGAAGACCAAGCTCGGCAGGCTCGTCAAGGAGGGTCAGATAACTGACATTCACGAGATATTCAGGAAGGGCTACCAGATAAAGGAGCCCGAGATAGTTGACGTTCTCCTTCCCGAAGTCAACCTGAGGGAGAACCAGGAAGTGCTTGACATAGCTCTCACCGTCAGAATGACCGACAGCGGTAGGAGGATTCGCTTCAGGGTTCTCGCAGCTGTTGGCAACAGGGACGGCTACGTCGGCCTCGGAATTGGCCACGGAAGGGAAGTCGGCATAGCCATCAGGAAGGCCATAAGCTACGCCAAGATGAACATCATCGAAATCAAGCGCGGTTGCGGTTCATGGGAGTGCAGGTGCAGGAGGCCTCACTCAATCCCGTTCGCCGTCGAGGGCAAGGAGGGTAGCGTCCGCGTCAAGCTCATGCCCGGACCGCGTGGTCTCGGACTCGTCATAGGTGACGTTGGCAAGAAGATACTCACCCTTGCCGGTGTCCAGGACGTCTGGTCCCAGACCCTCGGTGAGACGAGAACCACCGTCAACTTCGCCAAGGCAGTTTTCAACGCCCTCTACAACACCAACCGCGTCGCCATACAGCCCGGTATGGAGGAGAAGTACGGTATCGTCGTTGGCAGGGCGATGCCCCAGAGCTTCACCCTTGAGTGAGGTGAGAGAAGATGGCAAAGCTTGCACTCATAAGGCTTAGGAGCGGGATTAGGGCGAGGGGCGAGGTTAGAGACACCCTCGCCATGCTTCGCCTTCACAGGATTAACCACCTCGTCATAGTCGACGACACCCCGAGCTACCGCGGAATGATACAGAAGGTCAAGGACTACATCACCTGGGGCGAGATAGACAAAGAGACCCTCGTCAAGCTCCTCAGGAAGAGGGGCAGGCTCGTTGGCAACAAGCCGATTACCGATGAGTACGTCCAGGAGAAGCTCGGAATGAGCATCGAGGAGTTCGCCGAGAAGGTCATTAACGGCGAGATGAAGCTCAGGGACCTGCCGAACATCAAGCCCGTCTTCAGGCTCCACCCGCCGAGGGGAGGACTGAAGGGAAGCAAGAAGCGCTCCTTCAAGGAGGGCGGTGCCCTCGGCTACAGGGGCGAGAAGATTAACGAGCTCATAGAGAGAATGCTCTGAGGTGGCGAGAGATGATTAGGAGGAGGAAGAAGGTTAGAAAGCTTCGCGGAAGTCACACTCACGGATGGGGGTGCAAGAAGAAGCACCGCGGCGGCGGAAGCAAGGGTGGCCGCGGTATGGCCGGTACCGGTAAGAGGAAGGACCAGAAGTTCACCTGGACCATCAAGTACGCCCCCGACCACCTCGGCAAGCGCGGCTTCCACAGGCCCAAGGCCGTCCAGTACATCCCCAAGGTCATCAACCTGAGCGACATCGACGAGAACTTCGAGCTCTTCAAGGACA
This genomic interval carries:
- a CDS encoding 50S ribosomal protein L18, which gives rise to MARGPRYRVPFRRRREGKTNYHKRLKLLKSKKPRLVVRKSLNHHIAQIIVYDPKGDRTIVSAHTRELIRDFGWKGHTGNTPSAYLLGLLIGYKAKQAGVEEAILDIGLHPPTRGSSIFAVLKGAVDAGLNVPHSEEIFPEDYRIRGEHVANYAKALKEEDEAAYRRQFGGYLVKGLEPEKLPEHFEEVKAKIIEKFEGARE
- a CDS encoding uL15m family ribosomal protein, coding for MIRRRKKVRKLRGSHTHGWGCKKKHRGGGSKGGRGMAGTGKRKDQKFTWTIKYAPDHLGKRGFHRPKAVQYIPKVINLSDIDENFELFKDMGVIYEEEGKLVFDATQLGVDKVLGTGKLTRAIVVKAYYVTPKAEEKIKAAGGEVILA
- a CDS encoding 50S ribosomal protein L32e translates to MDEKARLLRVRARLKRKKPKFLRQEWWRYPKFKNDPKWRRPKGIDSKMRLKKKGKPRSPSIGWSSPKAVRGLHPSGYEEVLVHNVKELEAIDPTRQAARIAGTVGARKRELIIARAKELGIKVLNAR
- a CDS encoding 30S ribosomal protein S17, with product MREIGLRVQPPAEVCNDPKCPWHGNLKIHGRYVEGIVVSDKGKKTVVVERQYYHYLKKYERYELRRSKVHAHNPECINARVGDKVLIAETRPISKTKSWVVVAVLERAERKEEV
- a CDS encoding 50S ribosomal protein L19e; translation: MLMLKMQRRIAADILKCGENRVWIDPERIDDVAAAITREDIKRLIHDGVIKKKPIKGQSRARARAFHEARKKGRHRGPGSRKGKKTARMGKKERWMMTIRALRKELRKLKAEGKIDAHTYRRLYIRAKGGQFKNKRQLYLFMQEHGILKE
- a CDS encoding 50S ribosomal protein L5, producing MQINREAILADWEAHPMRKPRIAKLTINIGVGESGERLTKAEKMLEQLVGQKPIRRRAKQTNKDFGIRRGEPIAVKVTLRGKKAYEMLDRLLEAVDRKLSVGNFDEHGNFCFGIQEHINIPGVEYDPEIGIFGMDVCVTLERPGFRVAKRKRQRRKIPTRHKLTKEEGIVFAIEEFKVNVEGL
- a CDS encoding 50S ribosomal protein L6, whose translation is MPIDAWVREEVEIPEGVEVTVENNVVKVKGPKGELQRELKYPGVKIFTEDGKVVIYKEFPRKKDIAIARTFKAHIANMIKGVTEGFTYKLKVVYSHFPVTVKVQGDEVVIENFLGEKAPRRAKILPGVTVKVRGQEILVEGIDKEAVGQTAANIEQATRITKWDRRVFQDGIYIVEKAGKPIKF
- the rpmC gene encoding 50S ribosomal protein L29, producing the protein MKPSEIREMSIEEIEQKIRELRLELAKERGVLTMGASLENPMVIRNLRRDIARLLTIKKEKLREKR
- a CDS encoding 30S ribosomal protein S14; the protein is MAKADYNKRKPRKFGKGARRCMRCGQYGPIIRIHGLMLCRHCFREVAPKLGFKKYE
- the rplV gene encoding 50S ribosomal protein L22, coding for MSRGRFSYSFQNFDPERMARASGRDLRISPKHSVELLREIRGMMLNDALKYLDDVINLRRPVPMKRHNDSQGHKPGKGFGPGRYPVKVAKAVKKILLNAKNNAEQKGLDVDRLKIIHAAAHRGPVLRGYIPRAFGRATPFNEQTTHIEIVVEEIRR
- the rpsE gene encoding 30S ribosomal protein S5, whose protein sequence is MSDPREIAQRVLEEWEPKTKLGRLVKEGQITDIHEIFRKGYQIKEPEIVDVLLPEVNLRENQEVLDIALTVRMTDSGRRIRFRVLAAVGNRDGYVGLGIGHGREVGIAIRKAISYAKMNIIEIKRGCGSWECRCRRPHSIPFAVEGKEGSVRVKLMPGPRGLGLVIGDVGKKILTLAGVQDVWSQTLGETRTTVNFAKAVFNALYNTNRVAIQPGMEEKYGIVVGRAMPQSFTLE
- the rplX gene encoding 50S ribosomal protein L24 yields the protein MKLDMKQPRKQRKFLYNAPLHLRGKIMSATLSKELREKYGIRNLPIRVGDKVKVMRGDFKGKEGKVVEVDLKRYRIHVEGVTQKRTDGTEVYYPLHPSNVMIVELNLDDERREKIIKRRAE
- a CDS encoding 30S ribosomal protein S4e; protein product: MARKGPKRHLKRLAAPTAWYIHRKAYKWAVRPSPGPHSMKTSIPLLYIVRDYLGYARTAREARKILNEGKILVDGRVRKDYKFPVGIMDVVSIPETGEHYRVLPNRIGKLILHPISEEEAKLKPFRIDNKRMVKGAKVQLNLHDGSNHLVSLAEKDAYKTSYTVIMKVPERQIVKILPFEVGAYVFVTQGKNVARKGKIVEVRHFPMGWPDVVTIEDENGELFDTLKEYAFVVGKDKPEISLP
- a CDS encoding 50S ribosomal protein L30, with the translated sequence MAKLALIRLRSGIRARGEVRDTLAMLRLHRINHLVIVDDTPSYRGMIQKVKDYITWGEIDKETLVKLLRKRGRLVGNKPITDEYVQEKLGMSIEEFAEKVINGEMKLRDLPNIKPVFRLHPPRGGLKGSKKRSFKEGGALGYRGEKINELIERML
- the yciH gene encoding stress response translation initiation inhibitor YciH, coding for MLFKEVLKEQQRIRVYIERARYGKLKTIIEGIDEKEFDLEDIAKKLKAKLACGGTVKKGRIELQGDHRDRIKKLLADLGFSEELIEVE
- a CDS encoding 30S ribosomal protein S19; translated protein: MARKKEFRYRGYTLDELLNMSLEEFAKLLPARQRRSLKRGLSPEQKKLLRKIRLAKKGKYNKPIRTHSRDMIVLPEMVGITIHVYNGKEFVPIEIKEEMIGHYLGEFALTRKIVQHGSPGVGATRSSMFVAIK
- a CDS encoding ribonuclease P protein component 1, with translation MWRNRKEGKDRAPGRPQGPYQEAARRPWIFRGAHRGRVTRKNIVWHELIGLKAKIIRASHPELVGIEGYVLDETRNTLTIGGERVWVVPKDVVEIEFDLGDEKIRINGRDLIGRPEMRLKKRWRK
- a CDS encoding 50S ribosomal protein L14, which gives rise to MAKKGAGATRGISPVRPTRALPIGAYLKVADNSGAKVIQIIGVVGYKGTRRRLASAGVGDMVVATVKKGRPDMRHQVVRAVVVRQRKEYRRLDGMRVKFEDNAAAIVTPEGVPRGTEIRGAIAREAAERWVRLGSIASIVL
- a CDS encoding 30S ribosomal protein S8, encoding MTLLDPLANALSHMTNSERVGKKEVYIKPASKLIGEVLRVMQENGYIGEFEFIDDGRAGIYRVQLIGKINKAGAIKPRFPVKARDYEYWEKRFLPAFEFGILIVSTSQGVMTHKEAREKGIGGRLIAYVY
- the rpsC gene encoding 30S ribosomal protein S3 → MAIERYFIKEGVKEMLIDEYLEKELRRAGYGGIDIKKTPLGTKVIIFAASPGYVIGRGGRRIRELTRILERQFGLENPQIEVEEIKNPYLNAKVQAVRLAQALERGIHFRRAAYSAIRAIMRNGARGVEIRLSGKLTGERAKSVRFYQGYLAKVGNPAETLVSKGYAQALLKLGVIGVKVAIMPPDARLPDEIEVKDIVEEEVSGNEAQ